TTCCCATTGCTATCGACCTGCCGTCCAGTGACCTGGATATCATCTGCTGCTGGACGGACAAAATTGCGTTCCGGAATGTGCTGATTGCTGCTTTTAGCCATCACGAAAAATTTAGGGCTACTGAAACGATTATTGCCGAGATACCAACTGTATTGTGTCATTTTATACTGGACAGTTTCGAGATTGAAATCTTTGGGCAACCACTTCCCACACGGAAACAGTCGGGATACCGCCACATGCTCATTGAACACCGACTGCTCGAACAAAAAGGATCTGGTTTCAGACAGCAGGTTGTGGCCTTAAAAGCAAAAGGCCATAAAACCGAACCTGCATTTGCCTTGCTCCTGGGGCTTCTCGGAGACCCATACGCTGCACTCTTAGAATATTCGTTTCCGGAAAGCCCTTAAAGACTTTCTTCTTCGGATTTTCCTTTTTTAAGCTTTTTGCGTAGTACGCTGTTTTTCTTTCCGTAGACATAATAAATCAGCAAGCCAATAGCGAGCCATACAAAAAGGCGCAACCAGGTTTCCCAACGCATAAAAACCATCATTCCCAGGCAGGTCAGTATACCCAAAATCGGAATTAACGGCACCCACGGCACTCTAAAAGGCCTTGGTGTATCGGGATTGGTTTTTCGGAGGATCAGTATCCCCACACAAACCATCAAAAACGCGAGTAATGTTCCGATACTGGTCATTTCTCCCACGACATGAATGGGGAGAAAAGCGGCAAACAGCGAGATAAAGGCACAAAGCAGGACATTGGATTTCCAGGGTGTCCTGAATTTGGGATGCACTTCTGAAAATACCTTAGGCAATAAACCATCCTTACTGATGGAATAAAACATACGGGATTGTGCCATGAGGTCAATCAATATTACAGAAGTATAACCGATTAATATGGCGAGTATAATGGCCTGGCTCAACCAGGCATAAGGCGTTTTTTCTATTGCAATTGCCACTGGTGCACCGCTTCCGGCGAATTCTTTATAATTGGCCAACCCGGTCATCACATGTCCGAATAATCCAAAAAGTATCGTACAAACGATCAGGGATCCTAAAATTCCAATCGGTAAATCCCTTGATGGTTTTTTGGTTTCCTGTGCAGAAGCTGCTACTGCATCAAAGCCGATAAAGACAAAAAATACCAATCCGGCACCACGTAATATCCCACTCCATCCATAATGCCCAAATTCACCTGTATTTTCAGGAATATAAGGCTGATAATTCGCAGGATCGATGTAATTCCATCCCAGGGCTATAAACACCAGCACTACGCCTACTTTTAAGAATACGATAAAAGCATTGACCATCGCCGATCCCTTGGTACCCCGGATCAGGATCAGGGACATCAGCACAACGATTAGTGCTCCTGGTATATTAACCCAGCCACTTACTACAGAGCCATCGGCCAGTGTAGCAGACTCAAAAGGGGAAAGTGTAAGCTGCGGGGGCAGGTAAATGTGCATGGAACTTAAAAACCGGGTCAGGTATTGGGACCAGCTAATGGCTACCGTAGCACAGCCTACAGAATACTCCAAAACAAGATCCCAGCCTACAATCCAGGCAAAGAGTTCGCCCATAGTGGCATAAGAATAAGTATATGCACTTCCGGAAACCGGAATCATAGAGGCAAATTCAGCATAACATAAAGCCGCGAATCCGCAGCCCAAAGCGGCAATTAAAAAGGAGATGGTAACGGCAGGCCCGGAGTATTCCGCTGCAGCCAATCCGGTAATGGAAAATAAACCGGCACCGAGGGTCAGTCCAACACCAATCAGGATCAGATGCATGGGGCCCAATGTCCTTTTTAGGGAATTCGCGTTGGTCTCATTAGCTTCTATGGTAATCTGTTCTATCGATTTCTTCAGCATGGCTCTTCTTAAGTTTGGATGCAAAATTATGAAATACATGCGCTGTTTGTGCTACGTGCTGAATTTCTGCGGATTATTAGCCGAAAAACGATGTTTTTTTTCGTAATCGTAATTTATTGCGCTTTTCCTATCTTATTTTTCAGCATCGCTTTTACGTTTCGTCAGAAATGTCGTATTCACTGTAATTCCGGAGGTTGTGGTCCATTCTGATTTTATCTGATTTTAGTGTTTCATTGTTCATTTTTTCTCAATAATTTAGCCGCATGATAAAAATTAGTATTATTGGTTCCGGGAATGTAGCCCAACACCTTATACAGGCATTCGCCAAAAGTACGCAGGTTACTGTAGTACAGGTCCTGGCCCGAAACCGAAGTGCTATTGCCCAACTGATTGAAGCCTCAAAAATCATCAGTGATTATAAGCTTCTTGTAAAAGCCGACCTTTATATTATAGCTGTTTCGGACGATGCTATAGCAGCTGTATCCGAGCAATTGCCTTTCAAAAATGAATATGTAGTGCATACCTCGGGTAGTATTCCCCTGGAAGCCCTGTCGGATAATAACCGTAAAGGAGTATTTTATCCCTTGCAGACATTTACCAAAGGCAAAGAAGTCAATTTTAGGACAATTCCACTGTGCCTGGAAAGCCAGTTTATTTATGATTACGACCTGCTAAAACGCGTTGGAAATGCCATCTCGGACAAACTATACACCATCGGTTCAGAACAACGCAAAGCCCTGCATGTGGCTGCGGTATTTGTCAACAACTTCACCAATCACATGTATAGTATAGCAGCGGCTATTTGTGAAGAAAACCGGATTTCTTTTGACATCATGAAACCTTTATTGCAAGAAACAGCAGAGAAAGCGCTATTGCTTTCCCCGGAAGCCGCACAAACGGGTCCTGCAATACGCCATGACCAAACCACCATAGAACAGCATCTTTCTTTTCTCGAAGTACCGCTTCAACGGGAAATCTATCAATTAATTACAAAATCCATACAAGACAACAATGGCACGAAATTATAAAGAAATAATGAATGACATTACCACCTTTATCTTTGATGTAGATGGTGTGCTTACCGATAGTTCGGTTCATATTACCTCAACTGGAGAAATGCTCCGTATCATGAATATCCGTGATGGATATGCTATGAAAGCCGCTGTAGAAAGTGGTTATAACGTATGTATCATTTCGGGTGGCAGCAATGAGGGTGTACGCGTACGCCTTCGCAATTTAGGACTGACCGATATTTACCTCGCAGCTCCGGATAAAGTAGAAACATTCAAGGAATACACCGATGTATATGGTATACAACCTGAGCAGGTACTTTATATGGGCGATGATATTCCGGATTACCACGTGATGCAGTTGGTTGGGCTTCCTACCTGCCCGCAGGATGCCAGCCCGGAAATCAAGGAAATCAGTGCCTATATCTCCCACAAAAATGGTGGTACAGGCTGTGTACGCGATGTAATCGAGCAGGTCATGAAAGTCCAGGGAAAATGGATGGAACATTTCAACGCACAATACGATTAAATCCCTGTTTTGCTAAATTCTTCAAATCAACTGTATTTATGAAATTCCTTCGTCTCATACGTTACCAAAATTTATTGCTGCTGGCTTTTATGCAGCTTATTTTTCGATTTGGCTTTTTAAAATTCCAAAATGTACCACTGGCACTGGCCGACTGGCAATTTGGTTTACTGGTACTGGCAACTGTATGCATTGCAGCCGGGGGTTATATCATCAACGCTGTATATGACCGGGAAACTGATACCATTAACAGGCCGGAATCCTTTATGATAGGTCGTGACCTCTCTGAAAGTGCAGCTTACAACTGGTATGCAGCCTTTAATATTATAGGTGTTGGTGCTGGATTTTATTTATCCAATGTTATCGAAAAACCCAGCTTTGCGGCTATTTTTATTGTAATCTCAGGGACACTTTATATGTACTCGGCAGCGATGAAGCAAAGTTTGTTGATCGGGAATAGTATCGTAGCTTTATTATTGGCATTCAGCATCCTGATTATTGGTGTTTTTGATCTTTTCCCAGCGATTACATTGGATAATAAAGGGAATATGGCAACCCTGTTTGGTATCCTGATTGATTATAGTGTCTTTGCTTTTATCCTTAATTTCATCCGTGAAATCGTAAAGGATCTGGAAGATATTAATGGAGATTACAATGCCGGAATGAGTACCCTTCCAATTGTCCTGGGTGTTTCAAGAACTGTAAAACTGGTATTTGCCCTGAGCCTGATACCAATTGGGCTTATTATTTATTATATCAATCAGTACCTTTACAGCAGTGACCTGATCTGGGCCTCTGCCTATGGTATGTTATGTATCCTCGCACCCTTGTTATACGTCTCTGTAAAACTTTGGCCAGCCAAAACGCAACAGGAATTCCACCATATCAGCAGCATCCTGAAACTGATCTTACTATTTGGTATTATTTCCATTGCGGTTATTACTTTTAATATAAAATACAATGCTTAGAACCCTGTTACAAGATCACAACGTTATATTAGCTTCGGGATCACCCCGGCGCCAGGAATTTCTACGAAATCTGGATATCGATTTTGAAATCCGCCTCAAAGAGGTTGAAGAGATTTATCCCGATCACCTGCAGGGCGCAGCCATCACCGATTTTCTTGCGGTGCTTAAAGCAGATGCCTTTGAAGGAAAGCTTACCGAAACAGATATCCTGATTACCAGCGACACTATTGTATGGCATAATAATACGGCATTGGGAAAACCGAAGGATACTGAAGATGCTTTTCGTATCTTACAATCGTTATCCGGAACTACACACGAGGTGATTTCATCGGTATGCCTCCGCTCGGCCAGCCGTTCTGTCGTATTCCATGAAATCACTAAAGTTTCCTTTGCCCCGTTGCCCGAAGATTCCATTCGCTATTATATCGACAACTACAAGCCTTTCGATAAAGCAGGAGCCTATGGCATACAGGAATGGATCGGACTGACCGGTATCACTAAAATTGAAGGATCGTATACGAATGTCGTAGGCCTTCCCGTGCAGAGAGTGTATGAAGAATTACTGAAGTTTATAAAATAAGTGATTATGTTTAACGAATATTACAAGGAAATCATTAGCACTATCATCGTCATCGTGGTATTGCTGCTATTACGCGTCTTTACGAGTTCTGTGGTAAAAAGCTACGCAAAAGTAACAGAGATCAATGACCACCGCACCCATTTAATGGTGAAGTACATCAATATTTTTGTACAGGTACTGGCCCTAATTTCCCTGTTTACAATCTGGGGTGTCAAAGCCAACCAGATTTATGTGGTACTCTCCTCTGCCTTTGCAGTAATTGGCGTTGCACTTTTTGCACAATGGTCCATCCTTAGTAATATTACCGCAGGTGTAATCTTATTCTTTTCCTTTCCCTTTAAGATCGGTGATATCATCAAGATCCATGATAAAGATTTTCCGATTCAGGGCGAAATTTATGATATCCGCGCCTTTCATGTGTACATGAGAACGGCAGAAGGGGAATTCCTTACGTATCCGAACAATTTGCTGTTGCAAAAAGGGATCACAATCGTAACCATGCAGTCCGACGTACGCGAATTCACGGATTAATCCATCATTCATTTCTTAAAAAAAATAAATTAGTATTCTTTCTGGATTTTATATAATTACATTTATATAACTAACGCTTTTTTTTAGCAAACCCGACTGAATATGGAGAAAACTACTACTCAATTCCCTTTTTATGCCCGACTGGCATTCGTACTTATTTCATTAATTGCCATATTTTTTGTGCTTTCCTTAGCCCGGGGAATTGTTGTTCCTGTGCTCATGGCACTTTTGTTTTCCATACTGTTGCGCCCGGTTGCCAATTTCCTGCATACCAAATTACGCTTCCCTAATGTACTTGCTTCGCTTTTTAGTGTGGTCATGATGATTATTGTTGTGGCCAGCATTTTATTCTTTATTTCATGGGAAATCAGTGATTTTACAAAAGACTGGGACACCATCCAGAAAAACCTGAGCATCCACGGAAATAACATCCAAACCTATGTGCGGGAAAAATTCAATGTAACGGAAACGGAACAAAAGGAATACCTGAATAATGCCACACAAAACTCACTCGAAAGCGGTAAAAAGATTGTAGGAACCACCCTGATGTCTTTTACCGATACCATCATGAGCTCGACCCTGGTTCCGGTATATACTTTCCTGTTTTTATTGTACCGCACCCATTTTCTAAAATTCCTTCATAAACTCGTTAGCGATAAAAATCGCGCTACCCTCCAAGCCATCTTGTGCCAGGTAAAAGTGGCAGTTCAGAGTTACCTTGTGGGACTTATTACCCAAATGGTCACCGTATCTACCCTAACAGCCATAGGCCTCACCATCGTTGGAGTCGATTATGCGATCCTTTTAGGCGTAATTACAGGCTTGCTGAACCTAATCCCTTACATTGGTATTTTGGTAGCCTGCCTCATTAGTATTTTTGCCACCTTAACCGGATCACCGGATCTCTCGCTGATTTTAGGCGTTATCATAGTAACCATTGTAGTCCAATTGATCGACAATAATATATTGGTGCCAATTGTCGTAAGTTCCAAAGTAGAAATTAATGCCTTTGTCTCCATTGTCGGAATTATTATTGGTGGTAATCTGGGCGGTATTGCAGGGATGTTCCTGGCCATTCCGCTTATTGCGATCTTAAAAGTAATATTTGACCGTATTCCCAGCCTGGAGCCCTGGGGCTATCTTATGGGAGATGATTTGCCCAAGACATTCGAATGGCAGAAAATCAAACTTCCTTTGTATGGTACCAGCACTACTACAGTGAGTACCGTAATCGCCCCACCGGTTTTCACCGATACAACACTGCCGGAAAAACCGGAAGAACCTGAAAATAAAAAAGAATAAAATACCAACAGCCGTTTTTGTCAAACAGAAACGGCTGTTCTATTTGCAATGGAATCTGAAATCGTTTTATTTAATTATTATCTTTGAAACAATTCCGATTAAAAAAAATTATAATGCATAAGCTTTCAATAGGAGCCCTGCTCCTGCTTTTCTTATTCCAACAGCCGCTTCAGGCGCAGGAACCGCAGAAAATGAATACTACTGAAATTTTCGAACAGGTCCAGAAACTCAATTTTCTGGGATCTGTACTGTATATTGCTGCACATCCCGATGATGAAAATACAAAACTGATATCTTACCTCGCCAATAGCGTAAAAGCGCGTACGGCGTACCTTTCCCTTACCCCGGGCGATGGCGGACAAAACCTGATTGGAAATGAAAGGGGCGAAATGCTTGGGGTACTCCGTACGGAAGAACTGCTCGCAGCACGCAGGATCGATGGAGGGGAACAATTTTTCTCCCGGGCGAATGATTTTGGCTATTCTAAAGTACCCAAAGAAACCTATCAGATCTGGGATAAAAAAGAAGTCTTATATGATGTGGTATGGGCCATTCGTAAATTCAGGCCCGATGTAATCATCAACCGATTTGATCACAGAACCCCAGGTTCCACCCACGGCCATCATACCGCCTCTGCAGAATTAAGTTATGAAGCCTATGATCTTGCCAGTGATCCAAAAGCTTTTCCGGAGCAATTAAAAAGTGTAACGATATGGCAACCAAGACGGTTGTTTTTTAATACTTCCTGGTGGTTTTTTGGCAGTGAAGAAAAATTCGAAAAAGCAAATAAAGACAAATTCCTAACCGTAGATGCCGGAGTATATTATCCGCTAAAAGGCAAGAGCAATGGGGAAATTTCTGCTTTAAGCCGAAGCCAGCACCGTTGCCAGGGTTTTGGAACTATGGGAAACCGGGGTAGTGAAAAAGAATACTTGGAATTTTTAAAAGGTGATTTCCCGAAAGACAAAACCAATCTTTTTGATGGTATTGATACCTCGTGGAATCGTGTACAAGGTGGTGCTGAGATTGGAAAAATACTCTCTGGTATCGAAGCCAATTTTAATTTTAAAGATCCTTCCCTTCACATCGACCAACTGCTCGAAGCATATAAGCTGATCCAAAAACTGGACGATGACTATTGGAAAACGGAGAAAACACTGGAAATAAAAAAAATAATCCTGGCCTGTAGCGGTTTATTCCTCGAGGCCAATGCGCTGCAGTCATCAGTTAGTACGGGCGAGCAAACCATAATCGCTACCGAAGTCATTAACCGAAGTGAATATCCCGTTCAATTAGCCGCTATTACAATAGTCCCTACACAGAACACTATCGCCAAAAAACAGGTATTGCTTCCGAATAAAGCAGTATCAGACCGGATTAACATTACAATCCCTGAAGGCATTCCCAGTTCTAATCCGTATTGGCTGAATGAAACAGGCACAAATGGAATGTATAAAGTAACCAATCCCGAACTGATCGGCCTACCCAAAACACCAGAAGTACTAAATGCCGAATTTGCATTGGATTTTAAAGGATTCAGCCTTTCTTTTGAAAAGCCGATCCAATATAAATATTCCGATCCTGAAAAAGGAGAACAATACGAACCGTTCATGGTGATTCCTGCTGTAACAGCAAGCATCGTCCATGATGTTACCATTTTTCCAGACAATACACCAAAAGAAATCGCTGTCATTGTAAAAGCCGGTAAAGCGGGTATCCACGGTACCGTAGCGCTGGAGGTTCCCAAAGGATGGTCGGTATTGCAACAGGACTTACCTTTTGAAATTGACCAAAAAGGAGCAGAAAAAACGATTCATTTTGTTGTTGTGCCTTCGGAGACAGAGGGCCGTGAAATCATACGCCCTATTGTCACAATCGGAACGACAACCTATTCCAAAAAACTGGTAGAAATCAAATACGACCATATTCCAAAGCAAACCCTGCTGCTACCATCACAAGCCTATGTTACACGCCTTACCATCCAGAAAACAGGGCAACAGATCGGATATATCAAAGGTGCGGGAGATGAGGTACCAGAAAGCCTGACCCAGATTGGGTATCGTGTGACTATCATTAATCCGGCAAATATTCTTGAAAAAGAGTTACAAAAATACGATGCCATCGTCTTAGGTGTACGGGCATTAAATGTAGTGGAAGAACTTAAATTCAAACAGGGTGTTTTATTGGATTATGTAAAAAAAGGAGGAAACCTGATTGTACAATATACCACAACCGGTAGGAATGGATTTGATATGTCACAGTTTTCGCCCTATCCAATTCATATTTCCAATGACCGTGTGACGGATGAAAATTCCCAAATTTCGTTTATCGACGCAACGCATCCCGTATTAAACCATCCTAATAAAATAACAGCACAGGATTTTCAGTACTGGGTACAGGAACAGGGATTGAATTTTGCAGATGAATGGGCCAGCCAATTCCAGCCGATACTATCGATGAAAGATGAAGGAGAGAGTGCAAAAAAGGGTTCTTTACTGATCGCAAATTATGGGAAAGGGCATTATATTTACACCGGATTAAGTTTTTTCAGGGAATTGCCAGCCGGAGTTCCGGGAGCCTACCGGTTATTATCCAATCTGATTGCATTAAAAAACAATAATTAATTTATCCCCACGGCCAAATCAGAGCAATGGCTTATAGTATTACACTACGATGAAAAAAAAACAAAGTCACTGGAAAAGAGTATATACCATGGTCCTTTTGGCCAATACTGCTTATATTCTGATTTTTTATTTCCTAATGCAATTATTTTCTTAGTATGCAAACAATTGACTGGATCATTTTAATTGTTACCCTCCTCTTCATTGTCATCTATGGAACATTGAAAACGCGGGGAAGCAAAGATGTTAAGGATTATATTTTAGGAAACAATGAAGTGCCCTGGTGGACGGTCGGGTTATCCGTCATGGCCACACAGGCCAGTGCCATCACCTTCCTTTCTACTCCGGGGCAGGCGTATCATGATGGAATGGGTTTTGTACAGTTCTATTTTGGACTGCCCTTAGCCATGATTGTCATTTCGATCACTTTTATCCCCATCTATCACCGCTTAAAAGTATATACTGCCTATGAATTCCTGGAGCAGCGTTTTGACCTCAAAACCCGGTCACTTGCAGCAGTATTATTCCTGATCCAGAGAGGGCTTTCTACCGGGATTACAATCTATGCGCCTGCAATTATCCTTTCCTCTATCTTAGGATGGAACCTGACCCTGCTGAATATTATCATTGGAGCGTTGGTGATTATTTATACCGTTAGTGGTGGTACCAATGCTGTAAATGTGACGCAAAAACATCAAATGTTCGTTATCATGTCTGGGATGATTATCGCGTTTTTTATTATCATGTCCCAACTACCGAAAGAAGTTACATTTTCCAATGCCTTACATGTTGCCGGGGCAAATGATAAAATGAATATCCTTGATTTCTCATTCGATCTCAAAAGCCGTTACACTTTCTGGAGTGGGATAACCGGAGGTTTTTTTCTGGCACTCTCCTATTTTGGTACCGATCAGTCACAGGTTGGCCGCTATTTATCCGGCAAATCCATTCGTGAAAGCCAGCTTGGACTTGTATTCAATGCCTTGCTAAAGGTTCCGATGCAGTTTTTTATACTGCTAACCGGGGTTATGGTCTTTGTTTTTTTCCAATTCCAGTCGGCTCCTATCAATTTTAATCCCAACAGTAAAGTTATCGTAGATAAGTCGGTATATGCTGGTGAGTATGCAAAACTGGAAGATAAGCTGGAAGAAGTTACTACAGATAAAAAAGAGTTTACACTGCAATATGCCAATCAGCTGAATGAAAATTATGATAATGAAACGCTGAAACATAAAATTGTTGCGTTAGGGCTTAAAGAAAAAGACCTTCGCGACCAGGCCAAAGATATTATCCATAAAGCCGACCCAACTGCGGAAACAAATGATAAGGATTATGTCTTTATCCGTTTCGTATTGGATTACCTTCCAAAGGGGCTGGTAGGGCTGCTGATCGCCGTAATCCTGTCGGCAGCAATGTCCTCTACCGCATCAGGTTTGAATGCCCTGGCGTCCACTACTGTGATCGATATTTATAAGAGGAACCTGAAAACTGAAAAATCGGAAGCTCATTTTGTAAAAGCCTCCAAAGGATTCACCCTGTTTTGGGGAATCGTGGCGATCATATTTGCCTGCTATGGAACGCTTTTTGAAAATCTGATCCAGTTTGTAAATATCATTGGTTCAGTATTTTACGGTACGATACTCGGAATATTCCTGGTGGCTTTTTACCTGAAATACATCAAGGCAAAAGCAATATTTTATGCTGCAATCCTTTGCCAGTTGTCCGTATTTTACATTTTCTGGCTGGACATTGTCAGCTTCTTATGGCTGAATATCATCGGTGCAGTACTTACGATAGTATTATCATTACTGCTACAGTTCTTTTACAACAGGCAAGAAAAAATAACGATTTTATCCTAAAAAAAAAGACCCGCTATTATGCGGGTCTTTTTGTATACAACTCTTATTTTTATTTTTTCCACTCGGAAATAGAGTCTTTATTCATTTTGATATAATCAGCATTGTTTGCTTTTTCTGCAGAGGCTAATGATCGTTTTGCCGCTTCCAGTGCAGATTTCTTATCCCCTAATTTAGCATGGATCAATGATTTTAATCTCAAATACCAATACGCATCATCATTTCCTTTTAATTCAATTGCTTTATTTACCCAGGTTAGTGCTTTATTCAGGTCACCATTGGATAAATAATAATAGTTTGCAGCGTTGTAGTACGAATCAGCGCTTGGGCCTGCTAATGTTTTCGCAATGCTCTCATTAGCGATCTTTTGGGTCGGTACTTCAAATTTTACATCAATCAGGGTTTTGTCCCACATGATTTCCAAATGACCAGAATCATTATCCAGGTTGTTAATTCCAATAGTTAGGGTTTCAACACGATCCACCAGCATTTTTGGAGCAACACTTGTTTTTAATACGACTTTACTATCATCCCACTTTTCAGGTGTTCCCCAGTTATCCGTCGTTTTATAGAAAATCACATCCCATTTATCCGCTTTTGGAATCGTATATAAAGCATATTCCCCATGTGGTAATTTTTTGCCATCAATGGTTACATCATCTCCAAAAGTAATAATGGTATTCTCATTAGCTCCTGTTCTCCATGGTTTACCAAAAGGAACCAAATCGCCAAATACATTACGGTCTTTTACTCCCGGTCTGGAATATTCAAGCTTAACATCTGTTAATCCTACATATTGTTCTACAATTGCTTTCGGGCTGGCAGCCGGAGTCCTTACCTGAGAAAATCCTGAAAAAAAGGCAAGCAGGAATGCAGCAGTAATAATTACTTTCTTCATACTGTTATATTGTTATATTTTAATTTAATTCTTTGCGAAATTACTAATTTCTGAAAAATAAAATGTTAATAATTCAATAATAAAAAAGAGTTTTTGTTTACCCGTTTCGTACTTTTACCTCAACAATAATACTTCTGATGCTATGAAAATTTATACCATGCAAAGCACTCAAAAGTTCCCGATATCAATAGCGGAACTATGGCAATTTTTAACGGATCCAAAAAACCTCAAAGTCATTACTCCCGAGGCCATGGGATTTAATACCGTGTCTGGTGATGAACGCGATATGTTTCCGGGGCAGATCATACAATATACCATAACCCCGCTATTTGGCATCAAAATGACATGGGTCACTGAAATTACCCATGTCATGGATCAAAAGTATTTTGTAGATGAGCAACGTTTTGGTCCTTATGCCTTTTGGCACCATAAGCATTTTTTAAAAGAAATTCCCGGTGGTGTGGAAATGGAAGATATTGTTCATTATAAAGTGCCTATGGGTATTTTGGGACAGG
The Flavobacterium kingsejongi genome window above contains:
- a CDS encoding PIG-L family deacetylase produces the protein MHKLSIGALLLLFLFQQPLQAQEPQKMNTTEIFEQVQKLNFLGSVLYIAAHPDDENTKLISYLANSVKARTAYLSLTPGDGGQNLIGNERGEMLGVLRTEELLAARRIDGGEQFFSRANDFGYSKVPKETYQIWDKKEVLYDVVWAIRKFRPDVIINRFDHRTPGSTHGHHTASAELSYEAYDLASDPKAFPEQLKSVTIWQPRRLFFNTSWWFFGSEEKFEKANKDKFLTVDAGVYYPLKGKSNGEISALSRSQHRCQGFGTMGNRGSEKEYLEFLKGDFPKDKTNLFDGIDTSWNRVQGGAEIGKILSGIEANFNFKDPSLHIDQLLEAYKLIQKLDDDYWKTEKTLEIKKIILACSGLFLEANALQSSVSTGEQTIIATEVINRSEYPVQLAAITIVPTQNTIAKKQVLLPNKAVSDRINITIPEGIPSSNPYWLNETGTNGMYKVTNPELIGLPKTPEVLNAEFALDFKGFSLSFEKPIQYKYSDPEKGEQYEPFMVIPAVTASIVHDVTIFPDNTPKEIAVIVKAGKAGIHGTVALEVPKGWSVLQQDLPFEIDQKGAEKTIHFVVVPSETEGREIIRPIVTIGTTTYSKKLVEIKYDHIPKQTLLLPSQAYVTRLTIQKTGQQIGYIKGAGDEVPESLTQIGYRVTIINPANILEKELQKYDAIVLGVRALNVVEELKFKQGVLLDYVKKGGNLIVQYTTTGRNGFDMSQFSPYPIHISNDRVTDENSQISFIDATHPVLNHPNKITAQDFQYWVQEQGLNFADEWASQFQPILSMKDEGESAKKGSLLIANYGKGHYIYTGLSFFRELPAGVPGAYRLLSNLIALKNNN
- a CDS encoding sodium:solute symporter, which produces MQTIDWIILIVTLLFIVIYGTLKTRGSKDVKDYILGNNEVPWWTVGLSVMATQASAITFLSTPGQAYHDGMGFVQFYFGLPLAMIVISITFIPIYHRLKVYTAYEFLEQRFDLKTRSLAAVLFLIQRGLSTGITIYAPAIILSSILGWNLTLLNIIIGALVIIYTVSGGTNAVNVTQKHQMFVIMSGMIIAFFIIMSQLPKEVTFSNALHVAGANDKMNILDFSFDLKSRYTFWSGITGGFFLALSYFGTDQSQVGRYLSGKSIRESQLGLVFNALLKVPMQFFILLTGVMVFVFFQFQSAPINFNPNSKVIVDKSVYAGEYAKLEDKLEEVTTDKKEFTLQYANQLNENYDNETLKHKIVALGLKEKDLRDQAKDIIHKADPTAETNDKDYVFIRFVLDYLPKGLVGLLIAVILSAAMSSTASGLNALASTTVIDIYKRNLKTEKSEAHFVKASKGFTLFWGIVAIIFACYGTLFENLIQFVNIIGSVFYGTILGIFLVAFYLKYIKAKAIFYAAILCQLSVFYIFWLDIVSFLWLNIIGAVLTIVLSLLLQFFYNRQEKITILS
- a CDS encoding DUF2911 domain-containing protein, which encodes MKKVIITAAFLLAFFSGFSQVRTPAASPKAIVEQYVGLTDVKLEYSRPGVKDRNVFGDLVPFGKPWRTGANENTIITFGDDVTIDGKKLPHGEYALYTIPKADKWDVIFYKTTDNWGTPEKWDDSKVVLKTSVAPKMLVDRVETLTIGINNLDNDSGHLEIMWDKTLIDVKFEVPTQKIANESIAKTLAGPSADSYYNAANYYYLSNGDLNKALTWVNKAIELKGNDDAYWYLRLKSLIHAKLGDKKSALEAAKRSLASAEKANNADYIKMNKDSISEWKK
- a CDS encoding SRPBCC family protein, with protein sequence MKIYTMQSTQKFPISIAELWQFLTDPKNLKVITPEAMGFNTVSGDERDMFPGQIIQYTITPLFGIKMTWVTEITHVMDQKYFVDEQRFGPYAFWHHKHFLKEIPGGVEMEDIVHYKVPMGILGQAVHPFLVKPKLQEIFDYRTQKLTALFGEF